From Opitutaceae bacterium, the proteins below share one genomic window:
- a CDS encoding UvrB/UvrC motif-containing protein gives MKYDIGDLLKDWPASDTENVRKITDANGVEKIQVRVDQGAFQGILQMNLDGRPDGRRPHRRDFVLDHFKDRLAHHLSQSGNDDAFTLSEADCAELFNESYRIYQRYVFLLQVEDYPRVVRDTERNMEVFRFVNRYADRQEDRMHLERWWPYIIRINATATAHLHLDNDDFDRALLTVVTAEKRIRSLDPVDAEEFELEKKRSLEALAALALEIEAKRPLTRTEQLESAMADAVAREDYETAARLRDQLSNLNASRSIDGTH, from the coding sequence ATGAAGTACGATATCGGCGATCTGCTCAAAGACTGGCCCGCTTCAGACACGGAGAACGTCCGCAAGATCACCGACGCCAACGGGGTCGAGAAGATCCAGGTCAGGGTGGACCAGGGAGCGTTTCAAGGCATTCTGCAGATGAACCTGGACGGGCGCCCCGATGGCCGGAGGCCTCATCGGCGCGATTTTGTGCTCGATCATTTCAAGGACCGTCTCGCCCACCACCTTTCCCAGAGTGGCAATGATGATGCCTTCACGCTCTCCGAGGCCGATTGCGCCGAACTCTTCAATGAGAGCTACCGGATCTATCAGCGCTACGTCTTTCTACTCCAGGTCGAGGACTATCCGCGGGTGGTCCGGGACACCGAACGCAACATGGAGGTATTCCGCTTCGTCAACCGCTACGCCGACCGGCAGGAAGACCGGATGCACCTGGAACGCTGGTGGCCCTACATCATCCGGATCAACGCCACCGCAACGGCTCACCTCCACCTGGACAACGACGACTTCGACCGGGCTCTCCTCACCGTGGTCACGGCCGAAAAACGCATCCGGAGTCTCGATCCGGTTGATGCCGAAGAATTCGAACTCGAAAAGAAACGCTCCCTTGAAGCGCTGGCCGCCCTTGCTCTGGAAATCGAAGCGAAACGACCTCTGACCCGGACCGAGCAACTTGAAAGTGCCATGGCCGATGCGGTGGCGCGCGAGGATTACGAAACCGCGGCCCGCCTGCGCGACCAGTTGAGCAACCTCAATGCCTCCCGTTCCATCGACGGGACCCACTGA
- a CDS encoding aldo/keto reductase, with the protein MQHKHLGRTGLMVSPVCLGTMNFGPLTGEAESFAIMDRALEEGINFFDTADVYGWVPGEGVTEQIVGRWIAQGGGRRENIVLATKVFNPMNKAGESNPNRARGLSAAKIIRACDDSLRRLQTDYIDLYQMHHVDRSCPWEEIWQAMETLVAQGKVIYVGSSNFAGWDIATANQIASRRNFVGLVSEQSVYNLDNRMVELEVLPACRHYGLGVIPWSPLAGGLLAGALRKAQSGRRANERIRNQVEAKRSQLRRYEALCKKLGENPATVGLAWLLHNPVVTAPIIGPRTIKQLEDSLRVPDLKLDAKTLAKLDEIFPGPGGAAPEAYAW; encoded by the coding sequence ATGCAACACAAACACCTTGGAAGAACCGGGTTGATGGTTTCCCCCGTCTGCCTCGGAACGATGAATTTCGGCCCTTTGACCGGCGAGGCCGAGAGCTTTGCCATCATGGATCGCGCCCTGGAAGAGGGTATCAATTTTTTCGATACAGCCGATGTCTACGGCTGGGTTCCCGGCGAGGGCGTCACCGAACAGATTGTCGGCCGGTGGATCGCCCAGGGAGGCGGGCGCCGCGAAAACATCGTCCTCGCCACCAAGGTGTTCAATCCGATGAACAAGGCGGGGGAATCGAATCCGAACCGGGCGCGCGGTCTTTCCGCCGCCAAGATCATCCGGGCCTGCGACGACAGCCTTCGACGCCTGCAAACCGACTACATCGATCTCTACCAGATGCACCATGTCGATCGTTCCTGCCCGTGGGAGGAGATCTGGCAGGCGATGGAAACCCTGGTCGCCCAGGGCAAGGTCATCTATGTCGGCTCGAGCAACTTCGCCGGATGGGATATTGCGACCGCCAACCAGATCGCCTCGCGAAGGAACTTCGTCGGCCTGGTCAGCGAGCAGAGCGTCTACAACCTGGACAACCGGATGGTGGAACTGGAAGTGCTGCCGGCCTGTCGTCACTACGGTCTCGGAGTGATACCCTGGAGTCCCCTGGCCGGAGGTCTCCTCGCCGGCGCGCTGCGCAAGGCGCAGAGCGGACGCCGGGCCAATGAGCGTATCCGAAACCAGGTTGAGGCCAAGCGGAGCCAACTCCGCCGTTACGAGGCCCTCTGCAAGAAACTTGGCGAGAACCCGGCCACGGTCGGCCTGGCCTGGCTGCTCCACAATCCGGTCGTGACTGCTCCGATCATCGGTCCGCGCACGATCAAACAACTTGAGGACAGTCTTCGTGTTCCGGATCTCAAGCTCGACGCCAAGACACTGGCCA